Proteins from a single region of Ziziphus jujuba cultivar Dongzao chromosome 1, ASM3175591v1:
- the LOC107432528 gene encoding mitogen-activated protein kinase kinase kinase 18 yields the protein MEWSRGPIIGRGSTATVSLATALRSSELFCVKSAELSSSAFLQREQSFLSKLSCPRIVKYLGFAVSNENNVPLYNLCMEYVPGGTISDAIRRHGGKLEESVIRSYTYQILQGLDHLHVNGLAHCDIKSQNILIGEDGAKIADLGCAKLVGVDGSEVSATSEFSGTPVFMAPEVARGEEQGFAADIWALGCTVIEMATGRCPWVEAGDPVSALYRIGYSGDVPELPRWFSDKGKDFLSKCLMRNAKERSTAKELLRHPFVESMGCHSDQVKEFTMISPSSVLDQELWDSLEELESSPHEPNIEGCSILSSPMERFRMLIGGTFSFSSPPNVPNWSVDETWFTVRCNIDTEIFEDESISDSSSSSMDSTIHEGERESLMFNDGLSSDYSFEIVSTIGNERDFLIPCNNMEITFVLENVKIETYCKRFCFIQSICYSICVNPHFILFIFFHLLIPRFFLYLFPHMLFTSFNLATSIGN from the coding sequence ATGGAGTGGAGCAGAGGACCCATCATCGGCCGAGGCTCCACCGCCACCGTCTCACTCGCCACCGCCCTCCGGTCCAGTGAACTCTTCTGTGTCAAGTCCGCAGAGCTCTCTTCTTCAGCTTTCTTGCAAAGAGAACAGAGTTTTCTCTCCAAATTGAGCTGTCCTCGGATTGTTAAGTACTTGGGTTTTGCTGTTAGTAACGAAAACAATGTGCCTTTGTACAATCTTTGCATGGAGTACGTGCCCGGTGGCACGATTTCCGATGCAATTCGAAGACATGGAGGGAAGCTGGAGGAGTCAGTGATCAGGTCCTACACGTATCAGATTCTACAAGGTTTGGATCATCTCCATGTTAATGGGTTGGCGCATTGTGATATCAAGAGCCAGAACATTCTGATCGGAGAAGACGGAGCAAAGATTGCCGATTTGGGTTGTGCTAAATTGGTTGGAGTTGATGGGAGTGAAGTCTCTGCCACGTCAGAGTTTTCCGGCACACCGGTTTTCATGGCGCCGGAGGTCGCACGTGGAGAGGAGCAGGGATTTGCAGCTGATATATGGGCTCTGGGTTGTACGGTCATTGAAATGGCTACTGGCAGATGCCCTTGGGTGGAGGCAGGTGACCCGGTATCTGCTCTTTATCGGATCGGGTATTCCGGCGATGTGCCGGAGCTTCCGAGGTGGTTTTCGGATAAGGGTAAGGATTTTCTGAGCAAGTGCTTGATGAGGAATGCAAAAGAGAGGTCGACAGCTAAAGAACTTCTTAGACATCCATTTGTTGAATCTATGGGGTGTCATTCAGATCAAGTAAAGGAGTTCACAATGATTAGTCCGAGTAGTGTCTTGGATCAAGAATTGTGGGATTCATTGGAAGAATTGGAGTCATCTCCTCATGAACCAAACATTGAAGGCTGTTCAATTCTGAGTTCTCCAATGGAAAGGTTCAGAATGTTGATTGGAGGTACTTTTAGTTTTTCTTCACCTCCGAATGTACCTAATTGGAGTGTGGATGAAACTTGGTTCACAGTCAGATGCAATATTGACACTGAGATCTTTGAAGATGAGTCGATTTCGGACTCAAGTTCATCATCCATGGATTCGACCATTCATGAAGGAGAGCGTGAAAGTTTAATGTTTAATGATGGATTGTCATCTGATTATTCTTTTGAAATAGTTAGTACTATTGGCAATGAGAGAGATTTTTTGATACCATGTAACAATATGGAAATTACTTTTGTATTAGAAAATGTCAAAATTGAAACATACTGCAAaagattttgttttattcaatCCATATGTTATTCTATATGCGTTAATCcccactttattttatttattttttttcaccttCTCATACCGcgcttctttctttatttattcccTCACATGCTTTTCACCAGCTTCAATCTTGCAACAAGCATAGgtaattaa
- the LOC107432728 gene encoding aspartic proteinase isoform X2 codes for MGTKLKSVTVFLFLCFLLFPLVFSASTDGLVRIGLKKRKFDLNDRIAAKIESKEGEALKAATRKYRLRGNAGDPQDIDIVALKNYMDAQYFGEIGIGTPSQKFTVIFDTGSSNLWVPSAKCHFSIACYFHSKYKSRSSSTYKKNGKSAAIHYGTGAISGFFSEDHVKVGDLVVKDQEFIEATREPSITFVVAKFDGILGLGFQEISVGNAVPVWYNMVNQGLVKEPVFSFWFNRNADEEEGGEIVFGGVDPNHFKGQHTYVPVTRKGYWQFDMGDVDIDGKTTGFCASGCSAIADSGTSLLAGPTAIVTELNHAIGASGVISQECKAVVAQYGETIIEMLLAKDEPKKICSKIGLCTFDGTRGVSMGIESVVDENSHKASGGWHDAMCSTCEMTVVWMQNQLTQNQTQDKILNYVNELCGRLPSPMGESAVDCGSISTMPTVSFTIGGRKFDLAPEQYILKVGEGDAAQCISGFTALDVPPPRGPLWILGDVFMGHFHTVFDYGNLRVGFAEAA; via the exons ATGGGAACTAAACTCAAGTCAGTCACAGTGTTTCTGTTCCTGTGCTTCCTTTTGTTTCCTTTGGTGTTTTCTGCCTCCACTGATGGGTTGGTTAGAATTGGACTGAAAAAAAGGAAGTTCGATCTGAATGACCGAATTGCTGCCAAGATTGAATCGAAGGAAGGAGAGGCTCTTAAAGCAGCTACTAGGAAATATCGTCTCCGTGGGAATGCTGGAGATCCACAGGACATAGATATTGTAGCACTCAAGAATTACATGGATGCTCAGTATTTTGGTGAGATTGGTATTGGAACTCCATCTCAAAAGTTTACTGTAATTTTCGACACCGGTAGCTCTAATTTGTGGGTGCCTTCTGCTAAGTGTCATTTTTCA ATAGCTTGCTACTTCCATTCCAAATATAAGTCCAGGAGTTCAAGCACTTACAAGAAGAATG GTAAATCTGCAGCTATCCACTATGGAACTGGCGCTATTTCTGGGTTCTTTAGTGAAGATCATGTAAAAGTTGGTGATCTTGTGGTCAAAGATCAG GAATTTATCGAGGCAACTAGAGAACCCAGCATTACATTTGTGGTAGCCAAGTTTGATGGCATACTTGGACTTGGATTTCAAGAGATTTCGGTTGGAAATGCAGTACCTGTGTG GTACAACATGGTCAATCAAGGTCTTGTTAAGGAGCCTGTTTTCTCGTTCTGGTTTAACCGCAATGCTGATGAAGAAGAAGGGGGTGAAATTGTTTTTGGTGGAGTAGATCCCAATCATTTTAAGGGTCAGCACACATATGTTCCTGTTACTCGGAAAGGGTATTGGCAG TTTGATATGGGTGATGTTGATATTGATGGTAAAACAACTG GATTTTGTGCCAGTGGCTGTTCAGCAATAGCTGATTCTGGGACTTCTTTGTTGGCTGGCCCAACG GCTATTGTTACCGAACTGAATCATGCAATTGGAGCTTCAGGAGTTATAAGTCAAGAATGCAAGGCTGTAGTTGCACAATATGGAGAAACCATAATTGAGATGCTTTTGGCAAAG gATGAGCCAAAGAAAATCTGTTCCAAAATTGGTTTGTGCACTTTTGATGGAACTCGTGGTGTAAG TATGGGCATTGAGAGTGTTGTGGATGAGAACTCTCACAAGGCATCTGGTGGTTGGCATGATGCAATGTGCTCTACTTGTGAGATGACTGTTGTATGGATGCAGAACCAGCTTACTCAGAATCAAACACAGGATAAAATACTTAACTATGTGAACGAG CTATGTGGTCGACTGCCTAGTCCGATGGGGGAGTCAGCAGTGGATTGTGGTAGTATCTCTACTATGCCTACTGTCTCCTTTACAATTGGTGGAAGGAAATTTGATCTCGCTCCTGAGCAG TACATCCTCAAAGTGGGTGAGGGAGATGCAGCTCAGTGCATTAGCGGATTCACAGCTTTAGATGTACCACCTCCTCGCGGACCTCTCTG GATCTTGGGTGATGTTTTCATGGGTCATTTCCATACCGTGTTTGACTATGGCAACCTGAGAGTTGGATTTGCAGAAGCTGCATAA
- the LOC107432728 gene encoding aspartic proteinase isoform X1, which translates to MKTSPLFTKARPQRPHSVRVEISGCRTVPVNFFPVSRKPSLPSHFKNMGTKLKSVTVFLFLCFLLFPLVFSASTDGLVRIGLKKRKFDLNDRIAAKIESKEGEALKAATRKYRLRGNAGDPQDIDIVALKNYMDAQYFGEIGIGTPSQKFTVIFDTGSSNLWVPSAKCHFSIACYFHSKYKSRSSSTYKKNGKSAAIHYGTGAISGFFSEDHVKVGDLVVKDQEFIEATREPSITFVVAKFDGILGLGFQEISVGNAVPVWYNMVNQGLVKEPVFSFWFNRNADEEEGGEIVFGGVDPNHFKGQHTYVPVTRKGYWQFDMGDVDIDGKTTGFCASGCSAIADSGTSLLAGPTAIVTELNHAIGASGVISQECKAVVAQYGETIIEMLLAKDEPKKICSKIGLCTFDGTRGVSMGIESVVDENSHKASGGWHDAMCSTCEMTVVWMQNQLTQNQTQDKILNYVNELCGRLPSPMGESAVDCGSISTMPTVSFTIGGRKFDLAPEQYILKVGEGDAAQCISGFTALDVPPPRGPLWILGDVFMGHFHTVFDYGNLRVGFAEAA; encoded by the exons TTAAGAACATGGGAACTAAACTCAAGTCAGTCACAGTGTTTCTGTTCCTGTGCTTCCTTTTGTTTCCTTTGGTGTTTTCTGCCTCCACTGATGGGTTGGTTAGAATTGGACTGAAAAAAAGGAAGTTCGATCTGAATGACCGAATTGCTGCCAAGATTGAATCGAAGGAAGGAGAGGCTCTTAAAGCAGCTACTAGGAAATATCGTCTCCGTGGGAATGCTGGAGATCCACAGGACATAGATATTGTAGCACTCAAGAATTACATGGATGCTCAGTATTTTGGTGAGATTGGTATTGGAACTCCATCTCAAAAGTTTACTGTAATTTTCGACACCGGTAGCTCTAATTTGTGGGTGCCTTCTGCTAAGTGTCATTTTTCA ATAGCTTGCTACTTCCATTCCAAATATAAGTCCAGGAGTTCAAGCACTTACAAGAAGAATG GTAAATCTGCAGCTATCCACTATGGAACTGGCGCTATTTCTGGGTTCTTTAGTGAAGATCATGTAAAAGTTGGTGATCTTGTGGTCAAAGATCAG GAATTTATCGAGGCAACTAGAGAACCCAGCATTACATTTGTGGTAGCCAAGTTTGATGGCATACTTGGACTTGGATTTCAAGAGATTTCGGTTGGAAATGCAGTACCTGTGTG GTACAACATGGTCAATCAAGGTCTTGTTAAGGAGCCTGTTTTCTCGTTCTGGTTTAACCGCAATGCTGATGAAGAAGAAGGGGGTGAAATTGTTTTTGGTGGAGTAGATCCCAATCATTTTAAGGGTCAGCACACATATGTTCCTGTTACTCGGAAAGGGTATTGGCAG TTTGATATGGGTGATGTTGATATTGATGGTAAAACAACTG GATTTTGTGCCAGTGGCTGTTCAGCAATAGCTGATTCTGGGACTTCTTTGTTGGCTGGCCCAACG GCTATTGTTACCGAACTGAATCATGCAATTGGAGCTTCAGGAGTTATAAGTCAAGAATGCAAGGCTGTAGTTGCACAATATGGAGAAACCATAATTGAGATGCTTTTGGCAAAG gATGAGCCAAAGAAAATCTGTTCCAAAATTGGTTTGTGCACTTTTGATGGAACTCGTGGTGTAAG TATGGGCATTGAGAGTGTTGTGGATGAGAACTCTCACAAGGCATCTGGTGGTTGGCATGATGCAATGTGCTCTACTTGTGAGATGACTGTTGTATGGATGCAGAACCAGCTTACTCAGAATCAAACACAGGATAAAATACTTAACTATGTGAACGAG CTATGTGGTCGACTGCCTAGTCCGATGGGGGAGTCAGCAGTGGATTGTGGTAGTATCTCTACTATGCCTACTGTCTCCTTTACAATTGGTGGAAGGAAATTTGATCTCGCTCCTGAGCAG TACATCCTCAAAGTGGGTGAGGGAGATGCAGCTCAGTGCATTAGCGGATTCACAGCTTTAGATGTACCACCTCCTCGCGGACCTCTCTG GATCTTGGGTGATGTTTTCATGGGTCATTTCCATACCGTGTTTGACTATGGCAACCTGAGAGTTGGATTTGCAGAAGCTGCATAA